A single region of the Garra rufa chromosome 6, GarRuf1.0, whole genome shotgun sequence genome encodes:
- the LOC141336316 gene encoding B-cell receptor CD22-like — MCEKQNIPEDIKSLKEYPWYKDRVEYIEDRQKKTAILRLHNVTEHDERAYCFRVVTKTEGQKWIGQQGIQLNVSALRVKAPQLVMEKKAFNLTCDTTCSLADRFIWYKNGQALNIHNKTLQLQSERSDSGRYSCAVRGHEHLPSPAVNITVMYPPKSVSVSISPSAEIVEGDSVTLICSSDSNPPALNFSWFKENQTLAVGSGQSFSISSVNSSHSGRYYCEAQNEYGSQRSASVSVTVKGVGNNLHIIAVCVTAAVVFGLLFLIIIIIVHKRSTSAGKASESKDGENASVQDGKDTDTKKPKEEEIEYASITIYQLASEVKPAASQGDLFVIYSSIK, encoded by the exons ATGTGTGAGAAACAGAACATACCAGAAgatattaaaagtttaaaagaatacCCCTGGTATAAAGACAGGGTTGAATATATTGAAGACAGACAAAAGAAAACTGCCATTCTCAGACTGCACAACGTCACTGAACATGATGAGAGAGCGTATTGTTTCAGAGTAGTCACTAAAACTGAAGGACAAAAATGGATTGGTCAACAAGGAATTCAACTTAACGTTTCTG CTCTTCGGGTAAAGGCACCACAGCTGGTGATGGAaaaaaaagcattcaatctgacctGTGACACGACATGCAGTCTGGCTGACAGATTCATCTGGTACAAAAATGGACAGGCTTTAAACATCCACAACAAAACTCTCCAGCTTCAGTCGGAGCGCAGTGATTCTGGCAGATACAGCTGCGCCGTCAGAGGACATGAACATCTGCCCTCTCCTGCTGTCAACATCACTGTCATGT ATCCTCCAAAGAGTGTCTCAGTGTCCATCAGTCCATCTGCTGAAAtagtggagggagattcagtgactctgatctgcagcagtgattcaaaccctCCTGCTCTGAACTTCAGCTGGTTTAAGGAGAATCAAACCTTAGCTGTTGGatctggacagagtttcagcatcTCCAGTGTTAACTCCAGTCACAGTGGACGCTACTATTGTGAGGCTCAGAATGAATATGGATCTCAGAGATCAGCATCTGTTTCAGTCACTGTTAAAG GTGTTGGGAATAACTTGCATATCATTGCTGTCTGTGTCACTGCTGCAGTTGTATTTGGGCTTTTGtttctcatcatcatcatcatcgtgcACAAAAGGTCA ACATCTGCAGGAAAAGCATCTGAATCCAAAGATGGTGAAAATGCTTCTGTCCAAGATGGCAAAGATACAGACACAAAGAAACCTAAAGAGGAAGAGATCGAGTACGCCAGCATTACAATTTACCAGCTTGCTTCTGAAGTCAA ACCTGCTGCAAGCCAAGGAGATTTATTTGTGATTTACAGCAGCATCAAATGA